The proteins below come from a single Leptospiraceae bacterium genomic window:
- a CDS encoding adenylate/guanylate cyclase domain-containing protein, with amino-acid sequence MDNSVFNNILKERESKNEKSVALIRLLFVAITIVSDLTAYFGIISLNAVQPDNTTILLDFFFLIFSVSVCLFVFTKGYSSYLKYFTITCDYLIISMMLAFDPTVSKEGEFFIMAQVFASVYIFFINLLRYSKAGTIYSAALALIMFAVMNYWFNVNHKYMILPMSIALLMMLYLGYSLTMSSVKMMIEANTKKMMERYLPPELVGELYKTNVSLEPGGNNQVVTILFSDIRSFTTISESMSPQAVVQLLNDYLSTMTDIIFANRGTIDKFIGDAIMTIFGAPVKKDDDAFRAVNTALEMMKAMKAFNEKYAHLGRKLEIGIGIHTGEVIVGNIGSDKRLDYTVIGDNVNLSSRIEGLTKQYKCPILISEATFKELSKSGLDNSFCIREVDDVIVKGKTISIKIYEVFNFETDSEKEEKKQIKEIFELGLRNYQNKNYLEAEELFKKLPNDEVSKIYLNRIQNRIPV; translated from the coding sequence ATGGATAATTCAGTATTTAATAATATTCTAAAAGAAAGAGAATCTAAGAACGAAAAGTCTGTTGCGTTGATACGATTGCTTTTTGTTGCAATTACGATTGTTTCTGATTTAACCGCTTATTTCGGAATCATTAGCTTAAACGCAGTCCAACCGGATAACACTACTATTCTCCTCGATTTCTTTTTTCTTATCTTTTCTGTTTCTGTATGCCTTTTCGTTTTCACAAAGGGGTATTCTAGTTATTTGAAATATTTTACAATCACTTGTGATTATTTAATTATTTCGATGATGTTGGCATTTGATCCAACTGTCTCTAAAGAAGGTGAGTTTTTTATCATGGCTCAAGTTTTTGCGTCGGTTTATATTTTTTTTATTAATCTACTTCGGTATTCAAAAGCGGGTACCATTTATTCTGCTGCATTAGCTTTAATCATGTTTGCAGTCATGAATTATTGGTTCAATGTGAATCATAAATATATGATTCTTCCAATGAGTATAGCTTTGCTCATGATGTTATATCTCGGATACTCATTGACAATGTCAAGTGTCAAGATGATGATCGAAGCAAATACAAAAAAAATGATGGAACGTTATTTGCCACCTGAGTTAGTCGGAGAGTTGTATAAAACAAATGTAAGTTTAGAACCGGGTGGAAACAACCAAGTAGTAACCATTTTATTTTCTGATATTCGCTCTTTTACTACCATTTCAGAATCCATGTCTCCACAGGCAGTTGTACAATTGCTAAACGATTATCTTTCAACAATGACAGATATAATTTTCGCAAATCGCGGTACTATTGATAAGTTTATCGGCGATGCAATTATGACTATATTTGGCGCTCCCGTAAAAAAAGACGATGATGCATTTCGAGCTGTAAATACGGCACTAGAAATGATGAAAGCCATGAAAGCGTTTAATGAGAAGTATGCTCATTTAGGAAGAAAATTAGAAATTGGAATCGGAATCCATACAGGCGAAGTGATCGTCGGAAATATTGGTTCAGATAAACGATTGGACTACACAGTCATAGGGGATAATGTAAATTTGTCGTCAAGGATAGAAGGTTTGACGAAACAATATAAATGTCCGATATTAATTTCGGAGGCCACTTTTAAGGAATTATCTAAATCTGGTTTAGATAATTCTTTTTGTATTCGAGAAGTAGATGATGTAATTGTAAAAGGAAAAACAATTAGCATTAAAATTTATGAAGTATTTAACTTCGAAACGGATTCCGAGAAAGAAGAAAAAAAACAAATAAAAGAGATTTTTGAATTAGGTTTGAGAAACTATCAAAATAAAAATTATTTGGAAGCGGAAGAACTTTTTAAAAAACTTCCCAACGATGAAGTTTCTAAAATTTATTTGAATCGAATCCAAAACAGAATACCTGTTTGA
- a CDS encoding alginate export family protein encodes MKDTMKKIIVGGFFICIAAFGLSSQEVKKPTKIAKEAANTDNSAVKESKEIKDTPTLNLDPPPEVKYIDQPNDGKGIPEIQAELAKEEPYKSPYKGKLSGELMKSMLLSPEHQDAVRKVDRLWFGDIFRIGFQARPRFDYSFNGDFDKRTQDGRNFGTQNSQVWFIANPTPYATVKITIQDVRVAGGDQSRKEGQLGYLGQANSAGIELSSAPSATQSVNIQNHTGLREGFVLLKNLVDGVEFIVGRQIFGFGDNRYIGGRNDGQTGNSFDGLRAKYSGKYLTTEVFTSIIAEESNAGAGNNTANGQRRGRVNDTYLSGLYNTLKFEDFLVDFYFFNIDRKWEQTITATPVTSQTRTRQRDNLNTVGFRLSNRTDGNRLPKTKAWDWTIEHSMQFGFNGERGNADWDTLGVTVNGMPSGKRVYSQRREYDSRFFLAQTGYTFFDRFRVGIQYSYGSGDSSRSDSRVKTYDASFATRSGGFPYFDSGNGIVNATFWSNTSSKSVHLMWNTEKLGRFIAVAYDIQKAQINDAWYNSGGTANTGLSYENSTGGALGGTNKLGEKMGKRLFHEYDFIWQYYLKDYVSIWAGASYLVAGDAVRGVRTNPFATAINDRYTLGPKSYSFFLFVQFAM; translated from the coding sequence ATGAAAGATACGATGAAAAAAATTATAGTAGGAGGTTTTTTCATATGTATTGCTGCATTTGGACTTTCCTCTCAGGAAGTTAAGAAACCCACTAAGATTGCAAAAGAAGCGGCAAATACCGATAATTCGGCAGTCAAAGAATCGAAAGAAATTAAGGATACACCGACTTTAAATTTAGATCCGCCACCTGAAGTAAAATATATTGATCAACCAAATGATGGAAAAGGAATTCCTGAAATTCAAGCAGAGCTAGCGAAAGAAGAGCCATACAAAAGTCCATATAAGGGGAAACTCTCTGGGGAGCTAATGAAAAGTATGCTCCTTTCTCCTGAACACCAAGATGCCGTTCGTAAAGTGGATAGACTTTGGTTCGGAGATATTTTTCGAATTGGGTTTCAAGCAAGGCCTCGTTTTGATTATTCATTTAATGGAGACTTCGATAAAAGAACGCAAGACGGAAGAAATTTTGGAACACAAAATTCACAAGTTTGGTTTATCGCTAATCCGACTCCTTACGCAACTGTAAAAATAACAATTCAGGATGTGCGTGTCGCGGGCGGGGATCAGTCTAGAAAAGAAGGGCAACTTGGTTATTTGGGTCAAGCAAACTCGGCCGGTATAGAACTATCGTCTGCACCATCAGCTACTCAATCAGTGAATATTCAGAATCACACAGGACTAAGAGAAGGGTTTGTTTTATTAAAAAATTTGGTAGATGGTGTAGAATTTATAGTTGGAAGACAAATTTTCGGATTTGGGGATAATAGATACATCGGTGGAAGAAATGATGGGCAAACAGGGAATTCTTTCGATGGACTTCGTGCCAAGTATAGTGGTAAATATCTCACTACAGAAGTATTTACTTCTATAATTGCAGAAGAAAGTAACGCAGGTGCTGGTAACAATACTGCAAATGGTCAAAGGCGAGGTAGGGTTAACGACACTTATCTTTCTGGTCTTTATAATACTCTAAAATTTGAAGATTTTTTAGTAGATTTTTATTTTTTTAATATAGATAGAAAATGGGAGCAAACTATTACTGCAACTCCTGTAACTAGCCAAACTAGGACCAGACAAAGAGATAATTTGAATACGGTTGGGTTTCGTCTGAGTAACCGCACGGACGGAAATCGATTACCAAAGACCAAGGCTTGGGATTGGACAATCGAACATTCAATGCAATTTGGATTTAATGGGGAAAGAGGAAACGCAGATTGGGATACATTAGGCGTTACAGTAAATGGAATGCCGAGCGGAAAACGCGTATATTCCCAAAGAAGAGAATATGATTCTCGTTTTTTCCTAGCTCAAACGGGATATACTTTTTTTGACCGATTTAGAGTCGGAATTCAATACTCTTATGGTTCAGGAGATTCCAGTCGATCTGATTCAAGGGTCAAAACATACGACGCGTCTTTTGCAACTAGGTCGGGCGGTTTTCCTTATTTCGATTCGGGGAATGGAATTGTGAATGCAACTTTCTGGTCAAACACAAGCTCTAAATCAGTTCACTTGATGTGGAATACTGAAAAGTTAGGACGTTTTATTGCAGTCGCCTATGATATACAGAAGGCTCAGATAAACGACGCATGGTATAATTCCGGTGGGACTGCAAATACTGGACTGAGTTATGAGAATTCTACTGGTGGTGCGTTAGGCGGAACTAATAAGCTCGGAGAAAAAATGGGGAAACGACTATTCCATGAATATGATTTTATCTGGCAATATTATTTGAAGGACTATGTTTCTATTTGGGCAGGAGCATCTTATCTAGTTGCAGGTGATGCAGTAAGAGGCGTTCGAACAAACCCATTTGCGACTGCGATTAATGACCGTTACACACTAGGTCCAAAGTCCTACAGCTTTTTTCTATTTGTTCAGTTTGCAATGTAA
- a CDS encoding putative metal-dependent hydrolase encodes MTEIQRDNTKFPVGEFIFPEKTSEEHISFWIEEIEKFPSLLRQTIANWSKEQLLIKTKPDGWMVVQVIHHLADSHMNSFIRFKLALSEDNPTIKPYAEDRWAELADGQDLDIENSLQILEGLHKRWVILLRSLNKEDLQKTFFHPEHKNMFCLDATIGFYAWHGRHHLGFIQNLKNRMGW; translated from the coding sequence ATGACAGAAATACAAAGGGATAATACGAAGTTTCCGGTTGGAGAATTTATATTTCCAGAAAAAACATCCGAAGAACATATCAGTTTTTGGATTGAGGAAATAGAAAAATTTCCATCTCTATTAAGGCAAACTATTGCGAACTGGTCAAAAGAACAACTTCTAATTAAAACTAAACCAGATGGTTGGATGGTAGTACAGGTAATTCACCATTTGGCGGACAGTCATATGAATAGTTTTATCCGATTTAAATTGGCTCTAAGTGAGGATAATCCCACAATTAAACCTTACGCGGAAGATAGATGGGCGGAGCTTGCAGATGGACAGGATTTAGATATCGAAAATTCTTTACAAATTTTGGAAGGTTTACACAAACGTTGGGTAATTTTACTTCGTTCTCTCAACAAAGAAGATTTGCAAAAAACTTTTTTTCATCCCGAACATAAAAACATGTTTTGTCTAGATGCTACCATTGGTTTCTATGCATGGCATGGACGACATCATCTTGGATTTATTCAAAATTTAAAAAATAGAATGGGTTGGTAG
- the mdoH gene encoding glucans biosynthesis glucosyltransferase MdoH has translation MDDCLRIDILLFIPMSKAFGSRVYTSRIVAFLAIMNLISGYGCILLWDYFSIREMSVFKWIVYGIFFLLFTNLSYGTTVSIFGFWKLIRGGDKYRITGNIQSNTNPLLEKIPVAIIMPIYGEEVDSVFSRIEIMYKSILEKSNTDYFDFFVLSDTQNLDSWVKEETAYFDLCKKLNAFGRIFYRKRKINLNKKSGNIADFCRRWGKKYRYMIVLDADSLLTSDCIVNLTKLMEENPSTGIIQTSPEVIQAETFFQRIMQFSGKIHGELFGVGANYWQLNSSPFWGHNAIIRLNAFIENCGLPALPKLGAVGGRILSHDTIEAALIRKAGYSVWFAYDLKGSYEESPPNLIDSLKRDQRWCQGNLQHFWFLFAKDLKLTSRLHILLGIFSYFSSFLWFIFLVCIVFVYVEDLQFYRLALGPEKWKAFWDFIYFGKALKLQIFTIGILFLPRILTLVYSIIKKEYKKYSSGIFHFTASYILEFLFSFLQAPILMYMHSKFILLTLIGVKIEWKAQNRSTENTPNFKEIFQTFYFLNILGLVSGVFFYFYINGLFYWMMPIWGSWFVSSILVYFVSKKDIYKKSFLKKEIFTENQTVTDLEKHIQIWQMDGMKNKDFSVEPLFMISVDPYYNALHCFLQKTSVRLPQKRILYGENVIKKLLENGPMSLSKKELQIILYDARFMQILYSKFWKISDTNLHLWWKDNYNKYKLGLLNSK, from the coding sequence TTGGATGATTGTTTACGGATTGATATTTTATTATTTATACCTATGAGTAAAGCATTTGGTTCAAGAGTATATACTTCTCGGATAGTTGCCTTTCTTGCTATCATGAATTTAATTTCTGGATATGGATGTATTCTATTATGGGATTACTTTTCAATTCGAGAGATGTCTGTATTTAAGTGGATTGTTTATGGAATTTTTTTTCTACTATTTACAAATCTATCGTATGGAACAACTGTTTCTATTTTCGGATTTTGGAAATTGATTAGGGGAGGGGATAAATATCGGATAACAGGAAATATCCAATCAAATACAAATCCACTATTAGAAAAAATTCCTGTCGCAATTATTATGCCTATTTACGGAGAAGAAGTAGATTCCGTATTTTCTAGAATTGAAATAATGTATAAGTCTATATTAGAGAAATCTAATACGGATTATTTTGATTTTTTCGTGTTAAGTGATACACAAAATCTAGACAGTTGGGTAAAAGAAGAAACTGCCTATTTTGATTTATGTAAAAAACTAAACGCATTTGGACGAATTTTTTATAGAAAAAGAAAAATAAATCTAAATAAAAAAAGCGGGAACATTGCTGATTTTTGTCGGCGGTGGGGAAAAAAATACCGCTATATGATTGTATTAGATGCAGATAGCCTACTAACATCCGATTGTATTGTGAATCTTACAAAATTAATGGAAGAAAATCCTAGTACTGGAATAATCCAGACTTCTCCGGAAGTAATTCAAGCAGAAACTTTTTTTCAACGAATCATGCAATTTTCAGGGAAAATTCATGGAGAATTATTCGGTGTAGGCGCAAATTATTGGCAATTAAATAGTTCTCCATTTTGGGGGCATAATGCTATTATTCGCTTAAATGCATTTATCGAAAATTGTGGTTTGCCTGCCTTACCAAAATTAGGAGCCGTTGGTGGAAGAATTCTAAGCCATGATACTATAGAAGCTGCATTGATTCGGAAAGCCGGTTATTCAGTTTGGTTTGCTTATGATTTAAAGGGTAGTTATGAAGAGTCACCGCCAAATTTAATTGATTCTCTAAAGAGAGACCAAAGATGGTGTCAGGGAAATTTACAACATTTTTGGTTTTTGTTTGCCAAGGACTTGAAGTTAACTAGTCGGCTTCATATTTTGTTAGGAATATTTTCTTATTTTTCTTCTTTCTTGTGGTTTATTTTTTTAGTATGTATCGTTTTTGTTTATGTCGAAGATTTACAGTTTTACAGATTAGCATTAGGTCCAGAAAAATGGAAAGCGTTTTGGGATTTTATTTATTTTGGGAAAGCTTTAAAATTACAAATATTTACTATTGGTATATTGTTTTTGCCTAGGATTTTGACTTTGGTTTATTCTATTATCAAAAAGGAATACAAAAAGTATAGTAGCGGTATATTTCATTTTACTGCTAGTTATATTTTAGAATTTCTTTTTAGTTTTTTACAAGCGCCTATATTAATGTATATGCACAGTAAGTTTATTTTACTTACTCTAATAGGAGTGAAAATAGAATGGAAGGCGCAGAATCGTTCAACAGAAAATACTCCAAACTTTAAAGAGATTTTCCAAACATTTTATTTTCTAAATATACTTGGATTAGTTTCTGGAGTCTTTTTTTATTTTTATATCAATGGGCTTTTTTATTGGATGATGCCTATTTGGGGAAGTTGGTTTGTCTCTTCGATTTTGGTTTATTTCGTATCGAAGAAAGATATTTATAAAAAATCCTTTTTGAAAAAAGAGATTTTTACTGAAAATCAGACAGTTACGGATTTGGAAAAGCATATACAAATATGGCAAATGGATGGCATGAAAAATAAAGATTTTTCAGTAGAACCCTTGTTTATGATTTCAGTTGACCCCTATTATAATGCATTGCATTGTTTTTTACAGAAAACTTCTGTCCGATTGCCTCAAAAAAGAATTTTATATGGAGAGAATGTAATTAAAAAACTTTTAGAAAATGGTCCTATGAGTTTAAGCAAAAAAGAATTACAAATAATTTTGTATGATGCAAGGTTTATGCAAATTTTATATTCCAAGTTTTGGAAGATTTCTGATACTAATTTACATTTATGGTGGAAGGATAATTATAATAAATACAAACTTGGACTTTTAAACAGTAAATGA